One genomic segment of Clostridium saccharoperbutylacetonicum N1-4(HMT) includes these proteins:
- a CDS encoding glycoside hydrolase family 1 protein: MSFREDFLWGGAISANQVEGAFDADGKGMSVADVASYKPNLSVEDYAGHNKVTLKMIEEAKEDQTTEFYPKRRGIDFYHHYKEDIALFAEMGFKALRISIAWTRIFPTGEESEPNQEGIKYYKSIFKELKKHNIEPIVTLSHYEMPLHLSLKYNGWVERKLVDYFVKFAKVCFESFGEYAKYWLTFNEIDSVGRHPFTTAGIIPDKCPEGKIDEAIYQALHHQYVAAALATKECRKIIKDSKMGCMLTKLTTYPNTCNPEDVLLSLNSNLGNHVHADIQIFGEYPRLYKTFLKNNGIKIKMEENDEEILKENTADYLSFSYYMSRTESADTTKEKASGNTIMGVKNPYLPSTEWGWQIDPVGLRISLIELYDRYRIPLIIVENGMGAKDVIEADGTIHDSYRIDYFREHIREMKKAVEMGVDLIGYTSWAPIDCISVSTSQMSKRYGFIYVDQDDEGNGTMKRLKKDSFIWYKNVIKTNGEILE, translated from the coding sequence ATGTCATTTAGAGAAGATTTTTTATGGGGAGGAGCAATCTCAGCAAATCAAGTTGAAGGTGCCTTTGATGCTGATGGAAAAGGAATGTCCGTAGCTGATGTAGCAAGTTATAAGCCGAATTTGAGTGTAGAAGACTATGCTGGTCATAATAAGGTTACTTTAAAAATGATTGAAGAAGCAAAGGAAGATCAAACTACGGAATTCTATCCAAAGAGAAGAGGAATTGATTTTTATCATCATTATAAAGAGGATATCGCTTTGTTTGCTGAAATGGGTTTTAAAGCTCTAAGAATCTCTATCGCCTGGACAAGAATTTTTCCAACAGGAGAAGAAAGTGAACCTAATCAAGAAGGAATTAAATATTATAAAAGTATATTTAAAGAACTTAAGAAACATAATATTGAACCAATTGTTACATTATCACACTATGAAATGCCATTGCATTTAAGTTTAAAATACAATGGATGGGTAGAGAGAAAATTGGTTGATTATTTTGTTAAGTTTGCAAAAGTATGTTTTGAGTCTTTTGGAGAATATGCTAAGTATTGGTTGACCTTTAATGAAATAGACAGTGTTGGAAGACATCCATTTACAACAGCAGGAATTATTCCAGATAAATGTCCAGAAGGAAAGATTGATGAAGCTATATATCAAGCTTTGCATCACCAATATGTCGCAGCAGCTTTAGCAACAAAAGAATGTAGAAAAATCATAAAAGATAGTAAAATGGGATGTATGCTAACCAAGCTTACAACATATCCAAATACTTGTAATCCAGAAGATGTATTGCTTTCGTTAAATAGTAATTTAGGAAATCATGTTCATGCTGATATTCAGATATTTGGAGAATATCCTAGATTATATAAAACCTTCTTGAAAAATAACGGAATTAAAATTAAAATGGAAGAAAATGATGAAGAAATATTAAAGGAAAACACAGCTGATTATTTATCTTTCAGTTACTATATGTCAAGAACAGAGTCGGCAGATACGACTAAAGAAAAGGCATCTGGAAATACTATAATGGGTGTGAAAAATCCTTATCTGCCTTCTACAGAATGGGGCTGGCAGATTGATCCTGTAGGTCTGAGAATATCATTAATTGAACTATATGACAGATATAGAATTCCATTAATTATAGTTGAAAATGGTATGGGAGCTAAAGATGTAATTGAAGCAGATGGAACTATTCATGATTCCTATAGAATTGATTATTTCAGAGAACATATAAGAGAAATGAAGAAAGCCGTTGAAATGGGAGTTGATTTAATAGGTTATACTAGTTGGGCACCTATTGACTGTATAAGTGTTTCTACTTCTCAAATGAGCAAAAGATACGGCTTCATATACGTTGATCAAGATGATGAAGGAAATGGAACTATGAAAAGATTAAAAAAGGATTCTTTTATCTGGTATAAAAATGTTATAAAAACAAATGGAGAAATTTTAGAATAG
- a CDS encoding PRD domain-containing protein has translation MSLKIKKVLNSSVVLAIDENNKEFVCLGKGIGYNKKNGDMVEKKSIDQIFMPVENIQINEYLSLLDSIPPIYLDITQKIVSKAEKDLDSKLNMSIYFTLSDHLNFAVERAKKNINITNRVYWEIKNYYSEEFKIGLYALELLNEITDIKLPEEEAANIAFHLINAQSQSNDSRDSMKYAKMIGGIVNLVRYSIGSDLKMEGIHYQRFITHVKFFTERFFNDVMLKDENDPMFEQIATLYPEAMEIAFKIKDYIKKVYDGVIPKDELTYLAVHINRLQAYNEIN, from the coding sequence ATGAGCTTGAAAATAAAAAAAGTACTTAATTCTAGTGTGGTTTTAGCTATTGACGAGAATAACAAAGAATTCGTTTGCTTGGGCAAAGGTATAGGCTACAATAAAAAAAATGGAGATATGGTTGAAAAAAAGAGTATCGATCAAATTTTTATGCCTGTAGAAAACATTCAAATAAATGAGTATTTAAGCCTATTAGATTCAATTCCCCCAATATATCTTGATATAACTCAAAAAATTGTTTCAAAAGCTGAAAAAGATTTGGACTCTAAGCTTAACATGAGTATATATTTTACATTAAGTGATCATTTGAATTTTGCAGTAGAAAGAGCAAAGAAGAATATTAATATAACAAATCGTGTTTATTGGGAAATAAAAAATTACTATTCAGAGGAATTTAAAATTGGATTATATGCTTTAGAACTTTTAAATGAAATAACAGATATCAAGCTTCCAGAAGAAGAAGCCGCAAATATTGCTTTTCATTTAATAAATGCTCAATCACAAAGTAATGACTCAAGAGATAGTATGAAATATGCTAAAATGATTGGTGGAATTGTTAATTTGGTTAGATATTCCATTGGAAGCGACTTAAAGATGGAAGGAATTCATTATCAGCGTTTTATTACACATGTTAAATTTTTTACAGAACGGTTTTTTAATGATGTAATGTTGAAAGATGAGAATGATCCAATGTTTGAACAGATAGCAACATTATATCCAGAAGCAATGGAAATTGCTTTTAAAATAAAGGATTATATAAAAAAGGTTTATGACGGAGTTATTCCAAAAGACGAATTAACTTATTTAGCAGTTCATATAAATAGATTGCAAGCTTATAATGAAATAAATTAA
- a CDS encoding IS1/IS1595 family N-terminal zinc-binding domain-containing protein → MIKTDANLNLLNSHITALIKKDIYLNRIIEKCPTCESKHYIKYGSFKGIQRYKCKECGKTFSNVSNSLWSYSKKESTKWIKFTEYVLERKSLRFCAEKLEISLVTAFYWRHKVLQGLNYESVPSNLRGDVHIAKKLIPENFKGSRNITVTVRHNIWVVAAKSGENSIIVKPISRCHWHLPSFNKKIYYLIDEKAYIVPYGDRYISLVAKAHNKRRTKEVLNDKIIWSFQIILEKWLKKFHGVASKYLEKYLSLFILFLTKKEINYMEIFKKLSLENRFIKTYDIVISNINPIGVAL, encoded by the coding sequence TTGATAAAAACTGATGCCAATTTAAATTTATTAAACTCTCATATTACTGCATTGATAAAAAAGGATATCTATTTAAATAGAATTATTGAAAAATGTCCTACTTGTGAGTCAAAACACTACATCAAATATGGATCATTTAAAGGAATTCAAAGATATAAATGCAAAGAATGCGGCAAAACGTTTTCTAATGTCTCTAATTCTTTATGGAGTTATTCTAAAAAGGAATCTACTAAATGGATCAAATTCACTGAATATGTGCTTGAAAGAAAATCCTTAAGATTTTGTGCAGAAAAATTGGAAATAAGCTTAGTTACAGCTTTTTATTGGAGACATAAAGTATTGCAGGGACTTAACTATGAGAGTGTTCCATCAAATTTAAGAGGAGATGTACATATTGCTAAGAAATTAATTCCTGAGAATTTTAAAGGAAGCAGAAATATCACTGTAACAGTACGCCACAATATTTGGGTTGTAGCTGCTAAAAGCGGTGAAAATTCTATTATAGTTAAACCAATTTCAAGATGTCATTGGCATTTACCTAGCTTTAATAAAAAAATTTATTATTTAATTGATGAGAAAGCTTATATAGTACCATATGGTGATCGATATATTTCTTTAGTAGCAAAAGCACATAATAAAAGGCGTACAAAAGAAGTTCTGAATGATAAAATAATATGGTCATTCCAAATTATTTTAGAGAAATGGCTAAAAAAATTTCATGGTGTTGCTTCAAAATATTTAGAAAAATATCTTTCACTTTTTATATTATTTCTTACAAAAAAAGAAATTAATTATATGGAAATCTTCAAAAAATTATCTCTTGAAAACAGATTTATTAAGACATATGATATAGTAATATCCAATATAAACCCAATTGGCGTAGCACTATAA
- a CDS encoding IclR family transcriptional regulator encodes MNTAILRGIEVLRFVGESDEPVTIAEISKFLDIPKTSVFNIVNTLLSENFLVINNPRLKSYELGIGVFELGSLYLNKAELTKISSSILENLSNKVGETVFLAVANDNELVYLDKRESKGNLRTTGNLGSRISMYSTSLGKAILATYNEAQLNKYFDEVTLVPKTSNTITDKALLLENLNSIRERGYSISNEENEEGLFCIAVPIYNRVSQVIAAVSISTLKIKISTERIDEYKEYLTMAALDISKKLGYAKERLY; translated from the coding sequence TTGAATACAGCAATTTTAAGAGGAATAGAAGTTTTAAGGTTTGTGGGTGAAAGCGATGAACCTGTTACTATAGCTGAAATAAGCAAGTTTCTTGATATACCTAAAACGAGTGTTTTTAACATAGTTAATACATTATTAAGTGAAAATTTTCTTGTGATAAATAACCCAAGATTAAAAAGTTATGAATTAGGTATTGGTGTTTTTGAACTTGGAAGTTTGTATTTAAACAAAGCTGAATTAACAAAAATATCAAGTTCAATATTAGAAAACTTATCTAATAAGGTTGGTGAAACCGTATTCTTGGCTGTAGCAAATGATAATGAACTCGTATATTTAGATAAAAGGGAATCAAAAGGTAATTTGAGAACAACTGGCAATTTAGGATCTAGGATATCAATGTATTCAACAAGTTTAGGTAAAGCTATATTAGCAACTTATAATGAAGCACAATTAAATAAATACTTTGATGAAGTTACACTTGTTCCGAAAACTTCTAATACAATAACAGATAAAGCGTTATTATTAGAAAATTTAAATTCAATTAGAGAAAGAGGCTATTCTATTTCTAATGAAGAAAATGAAGAGGGATTATTTTGTATCGCGGTACCAATATATAACAGAGTAAGTCAAGTAATAGCAGCAGTATCTATTTCTACACTAAAAATAAAAATTAGTACTGAACGTATAGATGAGTATAAAGAATACTTAACTATGGCTGCTTTAGATATATCCAAGAAATTAGGTTATGCAAAAGAAAGGTTATATTAA
- a CDS encoding dihydrodipicolinate synthase family protein encodes MFKGIYTPLVTLFDENGNIDKNNLKILIEKLIDDGVDGIVILGSVGEFFNISSLEDKKDYIQFVSKVVKGRVKLIIGTGSNNIEEVIELNNYSNDLKADGVLIITPYFFGLDENYMYEYYSKIAQNTKLPIIIYNFPAKTSINLSYDLILRLANEFNNIVGIKDTTDSMSNVRRFVQKIKKVRKDFCVISGFDEYLLPNLLSGGDGIIGGLTNINAKLFTDAYKAFLDKDFEKLLIYQDKINNMTELYDLTNPFIVGLKEAVKVSLKLDINTTIRNYDIKIDEEIRGKIKKLVQS; translated from the coding sequence ATGTTTAAAGGAATTTATACGCCATTAGTCACACTTTTCGATGAAAATGGTAACATTGACAAGAATAATTTAAAAATTTTAATCGAAAAATTAATTGATGATGGTGTAGATGGGATTGTAATACTGGGGTCCGTTGGAGAATTTTTTAATATTTCTTCTTTAGAAGATAAAAAGGATTATATCCAGTTTGTATCTAAGGTTGTAAAGGGAAGAGTAAAATTAATAATTGGAACAGGTAGCAATAATATAGAAGAGGTTATTGAACTTAATAATTATTCTAATGATTTAAAAGCTGATGGCGTTTTAATTATAACTCCATATTTCTTTGGGCTAGATGAAAATTATATGTATGAATATTACTCAAAAATAGCGCAAAATACGAAATTACCTATTATAATTTATAATTTTCCTGCTAAGACATCTATAAATCTATCATATGATTTAATACTTAGACTAGCAAACGAATTTAATAATATTGTTGGTATTAAGGATACTACCGATTCTATGAGTAATGTTAGAAGATTTGTACAAAAGATTAAGAAAGTCCGTAAAGATTTTTGTGTGATTTCTGGGTTCGATGAATATTTGTTACCTAACCTATTATCTGGTGGTGATGGTATCATAGGAGGCCTAACCAATATAAATGCAAAATTATTTACAGATGCTTATAAAGCTTTTTTAGATAAAGATTTTGAAAAATTGTTGATTTATCAAGATAAAATTAATAATATGACTGAACTATATGACTTAACTAATCCATTTATCGTAGGACTTAAAGAAGCTGTTAAGGTCTCTCTAAAATTGGATATAAACACAACTATTAGAAATTATGATATTAAAATCGATGAAGAAATTAGAGGGAAAATAAAAAAACTTGTGCAAAGTTAA
- the ilvD gene encoding dihydroxy-acid dehydratase, with product MLDKSIIQKSTSERKLWSQFDSLQMGMDWDEEDIKKPQILIDDVFGDSHPGSSHLIGLTNQVSIGVYEKGGRPGQFHVTDICDGCAQGHDGMNFVLASREVIADMVEIHSSFVSWDGMVLISSCDKSIPAHLKAAARKAIPTIFVPGGSMRPAPDMSTSIKAGDISLREKKKDAITAEEVRDFKLTGCPSVGACQFLGTASTMQCMAEALGLALPGSALIPATMRDITAMARKAGRQIMNLVKAKITTKDILTPEAFYNAIVVHAAIGGSTNVMLHLPAIAYELGIELKPELFDEINHKIPHIGNIYPSGEYPTEAFWFAGGIPMVQWLLKDYLYLDVLTVTGKTLKENLEDIKKDGFFQRIEGYLRNYGLSREQLIKPVETTKEMGSIAVLKGNLAPEGAVIKYAAVSENMMYHVGAARVFNSEEECHKAIIEDKINPGEILIIRYEGPRGSGMPEMLMTTEAIVCDSRLNGSTVLLTDGRFSGATRGPCVGHISPEAATGGPIALVEDGDLIELDIKERKLNIVGIKGKTYTSEDVEKILAERKANWIPYKIEKRKGVFGRYTKYAVSAMKGAYLE from the coding sequence ATGTTAGATAAATCTATAATACAAAAAAGTACCTCAGAACGTAAGCTGTGGTCACAATTTGATTCTCTACAAATGGGAATGGATTGGGATGAAGAAGATATTAAAAAACCTCAAATTCTTATTGATGATGTATTTGGTGATAGCCATCCAGGAAGTTCTCATCTTATTGGATTGACAAATCAAGTAAGCATTGGTGTGTATGAAAAGGGAGGACGCCCAGGGCAATTTCATGTTACTGATATTTGCGATGGATGTGCGCAAGGGCATGATGGTATGAATTTTGTATTAGCTTCGAGAGAGGTTATTGCAGATATGGTAGAAATTCATAGCTCATTTGTTTCTTGGGATGGGATGGTTTTGATTTCTTCTTGTGATAAATCAATTCCTGCTCATCTTAAGGCGGCAGCTCGTAAGGCTATACCAACTATATTTGTTCCAGGTGGAAGTATGAGACCAGCACCAGATATGTCAACATCAATTAAGGCTGGAGATATTTCATTAAGAGAAAAGAAAAAAGATGCCATAACGGCTGAAGAAGTTCGTGATTTTAAGTTAACTGGTTGTCCATCTGTCGGAGCTTGTCAATTTCTTGGTACTGCAAGTACTATGCAATGTATGGCTGAAGCTCTAGGTTTGGCATTACCCGGAAGTGCACTTATTCCTGCTACAATGAGAGATATAACAGCTATGGCTAGAAAAGCTGGAAGGCAAATTATGAATTTAGTTAAGGCTAAAATTACTACAAAGGATATACTTACTCCAGAAGCATTTTATAATGCAATTGTTGTACATGCAGCTATAGGTGGTTCAACTAATGTTATGTTGCATCTCCCTGCCATTGCTTATGAATTAGGTATAGAATTAAAACCAGAGCTATTTGATGAGATTAATCATAAGATTCCACATATAGGAAACATATACCCTAGTGGGGAATATCCAACTGAAGCTTTTTGGTTTGCTGGTGGAATTCCTATGGTTCAATGGTTATTAAAGGATTATTTATATTTAGATGTATTAACAGTAACAGGTAAGACTTTAAAAGAAAATCTTGAAGATATAAAGAAGGATGGTTTTTTTCAAAGAATAGAAGGATATCTCCGTAATTATGGATTAAGCCGTGAACAGTTGATAAAGCCAGTTGAAACAACAAAGGAAATGGGATCTATTGCAGTTCTTAAAGGAAATTTAGCTCCAGAGGGTGCAGTTATTAAATATGCAGCAGTATCAGAAAATATGATGTATCATGTAGGAGCTGCAAGAGTTTTCAATTCTGAAGAAGAATGCCATAAAGCTATAATTGAAGATAAAATTAATCCTGGAGAAATATTGATTATCAGATATGAGGGACCTAGGGGGTCTGGGATGCCAGAAATGCTTATGACAACAGAAGCCATAGTATGTGATAGTAGATTAAATGGATCAACAGTTTTATTGACGGATGGGCGTTTTTCAGGGGCAACGAGGGGACCATGTGTTGGGCACATATCACCTGAAGCAGCAACAGGAGGACCAATAGCGTTAGTAGAAGATGGAGATTTAATCGAACTTGATATAAAGGAACGTAAGCTTAATATTGTTGGAATAAAGGGGAAAACATATACATCTGAAGATGTTGAAAAAATATTGGCAGAACGAAAAGCAAACTGGATACCTTACAAAATAGAAAAAAGAAAAGGAGTATTTGGACGATATACAAAGTATGCTGTATCAGCCATGAAAGGCGCTTATTTAGAGTAA
- a CDS encoding glycoside hydrolase family 43 protein, whose amino-acid sequence MAKIKNPILRGFNPDPSICRVGEDYYIAVSTFEWFPGVQIYHSKDLINWNLVARPLNRISQLDMKGSADSGGVWAPCLSYSDNKFWLIYTDVKVTKGIWKDCYNYLVTCETVDGEWSEPINLNGSGFDPSLFHDKNGKKYLLNMLFDNRVYNHRFAGIVMQEYSPQEEKLIGEPKLIFKGTELKLTEGPHLYQIGDYYYLLTAEGGTKYEHAATIARSKNIEGPYEVHPNNPILTALDKPMNELQKCGHASIVHTHIDEWYLVHLTGRPLPSDEIPSAEVRGYDKETGKPLPHTAPRGYCPLGRETAIQKLEWIDGWPYVVGGKEGAIEIDAPNIEEVKWEASYQELDHFDSDKLNINFQSLRIPLTENIMSLREKPGNMRLYGKESLISKFTQALVARRWQSFNFDAATSVSFNPDTFQQAAGLVCYYNTENWTTIDVTWNEEKGRVIDIISCDNFEFSQPLSQNMIQVPENVEYVHLKVEVRVEEYKFFYSFDGSEWNEIPISFESKKLSDDYVGGGACFTGAFVGMHCQDVSGKNKYADFDYFMYKEL is encoded by the coding sequence ATGGCTAAAATTAAAAATCCAATATTAAGAGGATTTAATCCAGATCCAAGTATTTGTAGAGTTGGTGAAGACTATTATATTGCAGTATCAACTTTTGAATGGTTTCCTGGAGTGCAAATTTATCATTCTAAAGATTTGATTAACTGGAATTTAGTAGCACGGCCTCTAAATAGAATTTCACAACTAGATATGAAAGGAAGTGCTGACTCAGGTGGTGTTTGGGCGCCATGTTTAAGTTATAGTGATAATAAATTTTGGTTAATATACACAGATGTAAAAGTTACAAAGGGAATTTGGAAAGATTGCTATAATTATTTGGTTACCTGTGAAACTGTTGATGGAGAGTGGAGTGAACCAATTAATCTAAATGGATCAGGTTTTGATCCATCTCTATTCCATGATAAAAATGGTAAAAAGTATTTGCTGAATATGCTATTTGATAATAGAGTATATAATCATAGATTTGCGGGGATTGTAATGCAGGAATATTCTCCACAAGAGGAAAAATTAATTGGGGAACCTAAACTAATTTTTAAGGGTACAGAGCTTAAGTTAACAGAAGGACCTCATTTATACCAAATTGGTGATTATTATTATCTTTTAACAGCTGAAGGTGGTACAAAATATGAGCATGCAGCAACAATAGCACGTTCTAAAAATATAGAAGGTCCTTATGAAGTACATCCTAATAATCCAATTCTTACGGCATTGGATAAGCCTATGAACGAATTGCAAAAGTGTGGACATGCATCTATTGTACACACTCATATTGATGAATGGTATTTAGTTCATTTAACTGGAAGGCCACTACCATCAGATGAAATTCCTAGTGCTGAAGTAAGAGGATATGATAAAGAAACAGGAAAACCACTTCCACATACAGCACCAAGGGGATATTGTCCACTTGGAAGAGAAACAGCTATCCAAAAACTTGAATGGATAGATGGCTGGCCATATGTAGTAGGTGGAAAAGAAGGTGCAATAGAAATCGATGCACCTAATATTGAGGAAGTAAAATGGGAAGCTAGTTATCAAGAATTAGATCATTTTGACAGTGATAAATTAAACATTAATTTTCAATCATTACGTATTCCGTTAACTGAGAATATTATGTCTTTAAGAGAAAAGCCAGGGAATATGCGATTATACGGAAAAGAATCATTAATATCCAAATTTACTCAGGCTTTAGTTGCGAGAAGATGGCAGTCTTTTAATTTTGATGCAGCTACAAGTGTGTCTTTTAATCCAGATACTTTCCAACAAGCAGCAGGGCTTGTATGCTACTACAACACAGAGAACTGGACAACAATTGATGTTACATGGAATGAAGAAAAAGGTAGAGTAATTGATATTATTTCTTGTGATAACTTTGAATTTTCACAACCATTATCTCAAAATATGATTCAAGTACCAGAAAATGTTGAATATGTACACTTAAAAGTAGAAGTTAGAGTCGAAGAGTATAAGTTCTTTTATTCCTTTGATGGATCAGAATGGAATGAGATACCTATAAGTTTTGAATCTAAAAAATTATCAGATGATTATGTAGGTGGAGGAGCCTGCTTTACAGGAGCATTTGTAGGAATGCACTGTCAAGATGTTAGTGGAAAAAATAAATACGCAGATTTTGATTATTTTATGTATAAAGAATTGTAA
- a CDS encoding MFS transporter, whose translation MNISQATSKVSEKITLKEKMGYATGDLACNFIYQTVSSFLLFFYTDVFGISAVAAGFMFLIVRMIDAVMDPLIGTIVDKTNTKYGRFRPYLLYGAFPFAGVAILCFTTPGFSDPMKLVYAYITYTLLSITYSVVNIPYAALTSAITQDNKEVVSLTSVRMLFSNIGGLIVSFGVPLLAGIFTNATGKTSTGWQITMSIMGVLGALLLIYCFMNTKERVQINHSEEAKINVKDIFIQLKSNRPLVIICLFFILNFGVNSIVNSVGIYYVTYNVARPDLVKWYGLMGTLPALILMPLMPTMYKLMGKKKLLFTALSLKAIGLIALFLVPPTMVQLVFAGRLIAALGTITAGAFTWALIPETIDYGQYKTGKRASGVIYALVGFFFKFGMAIGGIVPGLILANFGYVANQAQTATALHGILLTMTVIPVIFVIIELAAIFFYNLDEKEHKRVLSELNNAGM comes from the coding sequence ATGAACATTAGTCAAGCAACATCTAAAGTATCTGAAAAAATTACTTTAAAAGAAAAAATGGGTTATGCAACAGGAGATTTAGCTTGTAATTTTATTTATCAAACAGTAAGTAGTTTCTTATTATTCTTCTATACAGACGTTTTTGGGATTTCTGCAGTAGCAGCAGGATTTATGTTTCTAATTGTGAGGATGATTGATGCTGTAATGGATCCACTTATTGGAACAATAGTTGATAAAACCAATACTAAATATGGTAGATTTCGTCCATACCTATTATATGGTGCATTTCCATTTGCAGGGGTAGCAATCCTATGTTTTACAACACCAGGATTTTCTGATCCTATGAAATTAGTATATGCTTATATTACATATACTTTGCTATCAATAACATATTCAGTGGTTAATATTCCTTATGCAGCTCTAACTTCAGCGATTACTCAAGATAATAAGGAAGTTGTTAGTTTAACTTCTGTTAGAATGCTATTTTCTAATATTGGAGGATTAATTGTTTCTTTTGGGGTTCCACTTTTAGCAGGAATATTTACAAATGCAACAGGAAAAACAAGTACAGGATGGCAAATTACTATGTCAATAATGGGAGTTTTAGGAGCTCTTTTATTAATCTATTGCTTCATGAATACAAAAGAGCGTGTTCAAATTAATCATTCTGAAGAAGCAAAAATTAATGTTAAAGATATTTTTATCCAATTAAAATCAAATCGTCCCTTAGTAATAATATGTCTTTTCTTTATTCTTAATTTTGGTGTTAATTCAATTGTCAATTCTGTTGGAATTTATTATGTTACTTATAATGTTGCAAGACCAGATTTAGTAAAATGGTATGGTTTAATGGGAACTTTACCTGCATTAATTCTTATGCCATTAATGCCAACAATGTATAAATTGATGGGGAAGAAAAAGTTACTATTTACTGCTTTATCGTTAAAGGCAATTGGCTTAATAGCGTTATTCCTTGTTCCACCTACAATGGTTCAACTTGTATTTGCAGGACGATTAATTGCAGCATTAGGAACTATAACTGCAGGCGCTTTTACATGGGCATTAATTCCTGAAACTATCGATTATGGTCAATATAAGACAGGTAAACGTGCAAGTGGTGTAATATATGCGTTAGTTGGATTCTTCTTCAAGTTCGGTATGGCAATTGGTGGAATTGTACCAGGCTTAATCTTGGCGAATTTTGGTTATGTGGCTAATCAGGCACAAACTGCAACAGCATTGCATGGAATTTTGCTTACAATGACTGTTATTCCAGTAATATTTGTAATAATAGAACTTGCTGCAATATTCTTCTACAACTTGGATGAAAAAGAGCATAAAAGAGTACTTAGTGAATTAAATAACGCAGGAATGTAG
- a CDS encoding EcsC family protein produces MNNKEGKNKFELALTIALKLPGVKVNRASFLKKELRNYVSKEKINQAIKSNTIEAEIDLHVLDKVAKKIISKRTTQTARTSFFAGLLGGFAMAATIPADTLQFFRVALKIAQELAYLYGFEDLWIDDNADSEKVRKELILFLGAMFGVGGANATLRLISTNIAKQELKKLPRQVLIRNIYLPVIKKIAETIGLKMTKDTFTKGGTKAIPLLGGVISGGLTYISMKSMGNRLRLALESSVDKNYTREDLKNDIQDLERVTGETIDIQYEAVESESNDVIEEASIEKEEGF; encoded by the coding sequence ATGAATAATAAAGAGGGAAAAAATAAATTTGAATTAGCATTAACTATAGCATTAAAATTACCAGGAGTGAAAGTAAATAGGGCTAGTTTTTTAAAAAAAGAACTACGTAATTATGTTTCAAAAGAAAAAATTAATCAAGCTATTAAATCAAATACAATAGAAGCAGAAATTGATTTACATGTATTGGATAAGGTAGCAAAAAAAATAATAAGTAAAAGAACGACTCAAACAGCAAGAACTTCTTTTTTTGCAGGATTACTGGGTGGATTTGCTATGGCGGCAACTATACCAGCAGATACATTGCAATTTTTTAGAGTAGCACTTAAAATTGCACAGGAATTAGCATATTTATATGGATTTGAAGATTTATGGATAGATGATAATGCTGATAGTGAAAAAGTCAGAAAAGAATTAATACTTTTTTTAGGAGCAATGTTTGGGGTCGGTGGTGCAAATGCTACATTAAGATTGATTTCAACTAATATAGCAAAGCAAGAATTAAAAAAACTACCAAGGCAAGTATTAATTAGGAATATATATTTACCTGTAATAAAGAAAATAGCGGAGACAATAGGTTTAAAGATGACAAAAGACACCTTTACCAAAGGTGGAACTAAAGCTATACCTCTTTTAGGTGGTGTAATTTCTGGAGGTTTAACATATATATCTATGAAGTCTATGGGGAATAGATTAAGGCTAGCATTAGAAAGTTCAGTTGATAAAAATTATACAAGAGAAGATTTGAAAAATGATATTCAAGATTTAGAAAGAGTTACTGGAGAAACTATAGATATTCAATATGAAGCTGTAGAGAGTGAATCTAATGATGTAATTGAAGAAGCATCTATAGAAAAGGAAGAAGGCTTTTGA